One Salvelinus namaycush isolate Seneca chromosome 4, SaNama_1.0, whole genome shotgun sequence genomic window carries:
- the LOC120046634 gene encoding BAG family molecular chaperone regulator 2-like, which yields MAQAKIHHAKMTEAAQGKFSRSMSMADRSGQLLQSLDQLEIRVEALREAATSMEQERECLLDLIQSIKNSEEMRSICDGEREELSLTANRLLGRTLTVEISVETIRNSTQEDALHKATSLIDEIAAKLLDDMDGARKRLMALHAACVTEAPPVPIDTKFQTIVITCALEDQKKIKRRLETLIRNVDNAEKNIKIMDHRKMDDLNSANGK from the exons ATGGCTCAAGCGAAAATCCACCACGCTAAAATGACTGAAGCCGCTCAAGGCAAATTCAGCAGATCAATGTCTATGGCAGATCGCTCTGGACAACTACTTCAAAGTTTGGACCAGCTGGAAATAAG GGTGGAGGCTTTACGTGAAGCCGCAACTTCGatggaacaggagagagagtgcTTACTGGATTTGATACAATCCATAAAGAATAGTGAAGAAATGCGCAGCATTTGTGACG GAGAGCGAGAGGAACTATCTTTAACTGCTAATCGTCTTCTGGGTAGGACGCTAACAGTTGAAATCTCAGTGGAAACCATAAGGAACTCCACACAGGAGGATGCGTTACACAAAGCTACCTCTTTGATTGATGAGATTGCAGCAAAGTTGCTTGACGACATGGATGGTGCCAGAAAGCGCCTGATGGCACTGCACGCTGCCTGTGTGACCGAAGCACCACCTGTTCCTATCGATACAAAATTCCAGACGATCGTCATCACCTGCGCCTTGGAAGATCAGAAGAAAATCAAGAGGCGGCTTGAAACTCTGATAAGAAATGTGGATAATGCTGAGAAGAATATAAAGATAATGGATCATCGGAAAATGGATGACTTAAACAGTGCCAATGGCAAATGA
- the LOC120046635 gene encoding E3 SUMO-protein ligase ZNF451-like encodes MSSPIGANDEDEVEFVSEAPLRPVLECIDLLSDGEDDGSLPTAETIEDEIERQKAQVTSTLDRLARQVAVAKKERAEKCEAFKEKQISQKAHGRQELAFSPNGNAYDAKRCVDMWLKMPGVNTGASWRRRQVPFPTGSSSTHTCPVINCGRVYDNVPLLEGHLKRFDHSPCDPTIYLKGSPTELFACVACGLNFETKEAWKVHQQSKLSSPDEDHDHTQTCQPIVCFACPACYLLFYIRDECLQHMSAKNHFSQSIIMSETKGTALPVPFPRYAKNRLIALCKEVSFSVRCTTCQKGLNSHMEAQAHFNVQCRQGAARAEAEKTVVQVMKQLQVLGQCAVCCKLFLHQGDVERHKELSQHNTEVNCTMEKAILHYSNFYEIQHAKRAAATSRPKQSKGPVTPSQKRDKERGDSVGSPAKRQRRGGALNGSAGPSRSCLIVAWFCECGQRFSEEAMASKHLFAANQIFHQCGVCGKHMGESSITRLHMSRFHGGAHLSNFLFHCRLCKVDMPRHEDILLHVSEAHSGHTYFRERAVSDEEPAPIPYAKPSTSGRPRPSALTDVRTRTTTPTSPPKQDERWICRMCEDIFNSEQAVHKHCRDVSNHSFQRFACGHCPQKYFKEATVRRHCVNEHSNQIVTRYFCGLCDSMEYDTEGEFQEHYRGLHSKDYYRMGEPEVDRPTEAENYNSSPLATASERHECLCPCMSSEKDKDERKATFTRCMKRLSSEDECSYVCAPCDVQVSSFAQIKTHVHSQHNALGLENTFDVVCGSCQESHKDVPSFHNHYHSQHCPLEPCLSSRDGGESHTGKAAASSAVKTLVAVEIKPEVNEEEFEDVKHAIAMNLDEVRDDTEAHGDESDEEMKRALALSVEEAREPTDFDIEIEEALKRSLLEY; translated from the exons ATGTCCTCCCCAATTGGAGCAAATGATGAAGATGAGGTGGAGTTTGTGTCA GAGGCTCCACTCAGACCTGTACTGGAATGTATTGATTTACTGAGTGATGGGGAAGACGATGGAAGTTTACCCACAGCCGAGACA ATTGAAGATGAGATTGAGCGACAGAAAGCTCAGGTCACCTCCACTTTGGACAGATTAGCTCGCCAAGTGGCTGTGGCGAAAAAGGAAAGAGCAGAGAAGTGTGAAGCCTTCAAG GAGAAGCAAATCTCACAAAAGGCTCATGGACGGCAGGAGCTGGCATTTAGTCCCAATGGTAACGCATATGACGCCAAGCGCTGTGTGGATATGTGGTTAAAGATGCCAG GTGTCAATACTGGAGCTAGCTGGAGACGCAGACAGGTCCCCTTTCCCACCGGTAGCTCATCCACACATACCTGTCCAGTGATCAACTGTGGTCGGGTTTATGACAACGTACCTCTCCTAGAAGGTCACTTGAAAAG GTTTGACCACTCTCCTTGTGACCCAACCATCTACCTGAAAGGAAGCCCAACCGAGCTGTTTGCTTGCGTTGCTTGTGGTCTTAATTTTGAAACCAAAGAAGCTTGGAAGGTGCATCAGCAGTCAAAG CTGTCCTCCCCTGATGAAGACCATGACCACACTCAGACCTGCCAGCCGATCGTGTGCTTCGCCTGCCCTGCCTGCTATCTCCTCTTTTACATCAGGGACGAGTGCCTCCAGCATATGTCGGCCAAAAACCACTTCTCTCAGTCCATCATCATGAGTG AAACTAAAGGGACAGCATTGCCAGTTCCCTTCCCACGATATGCAAAGAATCGTCTCATTGCTTTGTGTAAGGAAGTTTCATTCAGCGTGAGATGTACGACGTGCCAGAAGGGGCTTAACTCACACATGGAAGCACAGGCCCACTTCAA TGTGCAGTGCAGACAGGGCGCTGCCAGGGCTGAGGCAGAGAAAACAGTGGTGCAGGTCATGAAACAACTACAAGTGCTGGGCCAGTGCGCTGTGTGTTGCAAACTGTTCCTCCACCAAGGTGATGTTGAGAGGCATAAAGAATTGAGTCAGCACAATACTGAGGTCAACTGCACCATGGAAAAGGCAATTCTGCACTACAGCAATTTCTATGAAATCCAACACGCCAAGAGGGCTGCAGCGACGTCACGGCCCAAACAGTCAAAAGGTCCTGTAACCCCCTCTCAGAAGAGGGACAAGGAGAGAGGTGATTCTGTTGGATCCCCAGCCAAGCGCCAGAGACGCGGGGGAGCTTTGAATGGCAGCGCTGGGCCCTCAAGGAGTTGCTTGATAGTCGCGTGGTTTTGTGAGTGTGGTCAGCGCTTTTCAGAGGAGGCCATGGCCAGCAAGCACCTTTTCGCTGCCAATCAGATCTTCCATCAATGTGGCGTGTGTGGAAAGCATATGGGAGAGTCGTCCATCACTCGCCTGCACATGAGCCGTTTTCACGGCGGTGCCCACCTCTCAAACTTCCTCTTCCACTGCCGGCTGTGCAAGGTTGACATGCCGCGTCACGAGGACATCCTGTTGCATGTGTCAGAGGCCCACAGTGGACACACTTACTTCAGGGAGAGAGCGGTATCGGACGAGGAGCCTGCTCCCATTCCCTATGCCAAACCCTCCACCAGTGGCAGACCCAGACCAAGCGCCCTCACTGATGTCAGGACTAGAACTACAACTCCCACATCTCCTCCCAAACAGGACGAGAGGTGGATTTGCAGGATGTGTGAGGACATCTTTAACTCGGAGCAAGCTGTGCACAAGCACTGCAGAGATGTGAGCAACCACAGTTTCCAGAGGTTTGCCTGTGGCCACTGCCCACAGAAGTACTTCAAGGAGGCCACAGTACGCAGGCACTGTGTGAACGAGCACAGCAACCAAATAGTGACGCGGTACTTCTGCGGGCTCTGTGACAGCATGGAGTATGACACTGAGGGGGAGTTCCAAGAGCACTATAGGGGCCTTCACAGTAAGGACTACTACCGCATGGGTGAGCCTGAGGTTGATAGACCCACTGAGGCCGAAAACTACAACTCCAGTCCATTGGCAACAGCCAGTGAAAGGCATGAATGTCTGTGTCCATGCATGTCATCAGAAAAGGACAAAGATGAAAGGAAGGCTACCTTCACACGATGCATGAAGCGGCTATCCAGTGAAGATGAATGCAGCTACGTGTGTGCACCATGCGATGTCCAGGTGTCCTCCTTTGCCCAGATAAAGACTCATGTCCACTCTCAACACAACGCCTTGGGGCTAGAGAATACCTTTGACGTGGTGTGTGGATCCTGTCAGGAGAGTCATAAGGACGTTCCCAGTTTCCATAACCACTACCACTCCCAGCACTGCCCTCTGGAGCCTTGCTTGAGCTCCAGGGATGGAGGTGAGAGTCATACGGGGAAGGCAGCAGCTTCCTCTGCTGTCAAGACACTGGTTGCTGTGGAGATCAAACCAGAAGTGAATG aGGAGGAGTTTGAAGATGTGAAACATGCCATTGCTATGAACTTGGATGAGGTCAGAGATGACACTGAAGCTCATGGAG ATGAATCTGATGAGGAGATGAAGCGTGCCTTGGCTTTAAGTGTGGAAGAAGCAAGAGAGCCAACTGACTTTGATATTG AGATAGAGGAAGCGCTCAAAAGAAGCCTTCTGGAATACTGA